From a single Pleurodeles waltl isolate 20211129_DDA chromosome 10, aPleWal1.hap1.20221129, whole genome shotgun sequence genomic region:
- the LOC138262343 gene encoding olfactory receptor 1f45-like: protein MKSAACENLTVVTEFVLLGLSDHPKSQTSLFVLFLAIYLTSLAGNTIIISVTVLDSKLQTPMYFFLRNFSFVDACFTSTTIPKLLANLLSKKKNISFSGCITQLYFFLFIGNTERFLLAVMAYDRYVAICNPLRYSTIMTNKICVVSVVASWVLSSLHSLLYSVMASKLPFFGSNVVHHFFCDVPPLLRLSCADTSSYEHVIFIEGSLVVMTTVVAILASYARIISTILNVPSTAGRWAAFSTCSSHLAVVALFYGTDIFMYFRPSSVYSLNYDRVVSLMYTAVSPMLNPFIYSLRNKEVKGALRKIISKNLFKQWK from the coding sequence ATGAAGTCGGCAGCCTGTGAGAACTTAACAGTTGTGACTGAATTTGTTCTCTTAGGATTGTCTGACCACCCAAAAAGTCAGACTAGCTTGTTTGTCCTGTTTCTTGCCATATACCTGACATCACTGGCAGGAAACACCATTATTATTTCAGTAACTGTTCTTGACTCAAAGCTACAAACTCCTATGTATTTCTTCCTCAGAAATTTCTCTTTTGTTGATGCCTGCTTCACCTCCACCACAATCCCTAAGTTGCTGGCCAACCTTCTTTCCAAGAAAAAAAACATCTCCTTCTCCGGGTGTATCACTCAGCTGTATTTCTTCCTATTCATTGGAAATACAGAAAGGTTCCTCTTGGCAGTCATGGCCTATGATCGATATGTGGCCATCTGCAACCCTTTGCGATACTCCACTATTATGACAAataaaatctgtgttgtgtcagttGTGGCATCTTGGGTCCTCTCCTCTCTACATTCATTGCTTTACAGTGTGATGGCATCTAAGCTACCTTTCTTTGGTTCCAATGTAGTTCACCATTTCTTCTGTGACGTTCCACCCCTCCTCAGACTATCTTGTGCAGACACATCTTCATATGAACATGTCATTTTTATTGAGGGATCTTTGGTGGTAATGACCACAGTTGTTGCAATACTGGCCTCCTATGCTCGTATCATCTCCACCATCTTAAATGTTCCATCCACTGCTGGACGGTGGGCAGCCTTTTCCACTTGCTCTTCGCATCTTGCAGTGGTGGCTTTGTTCTATGGGACAGATATCTTCATGTACTTCAGACCTTCATCTGTGTACTCCCTGAATTATGACAGAGTGGTCAGTTTGATGTACACCGCTGTGTCTCCAATGCTGAACCCGTTTATTTACAGCCTAAGGAACAAAGAGGTAAAGGGCGCCTTGAGAAAAATTATTAGCAAGAACTTGTTTAAGCAATGGAAGTGA